The proteins below are encoded in one region of Gambusia affinis linkage group LG07, SWU_Gaff_1.0, whole genome shotgun sequence:
- the zgc:123305 gene encoding zgc:123305 isoform X3, with protein sequence MVTARSGPVQRYSSHPTKSQTMNIVGQLAETVFVTVKELYRGLNPATLTGGIDVIVVRQPDGSYQSSPFHIRFGKLGVLRSKEKIVDIEVNGESVDLHMKLGDNGEAFFVAEEENMEVPAFLCTSPIPLEVPEETDVIAEGPGARKKKWRRRHVHYDNQQRDEANSSSEERNKEEEESMKDSDAAQWESPSSKPLLTSKSVYYSLSEEPSEELGATLNRDTLPRSDEELSENVFLSRPDSPKIDSEVLDEAQDLSEPQMQWNWGGFPTPCDPENTPGELKARSHFFPIARQDSFDLGYEVTSSVISCVKPQANASSICLDGSSQETSSLSTKKNFHDTLSCHSDHFMSCVSSVEVDSECTVEDKEEKDSPLENIDICFNKSQEDAEKVSSVAEGVSENETLSKTGELTKKMAECTLQESSQDSQGQESISSEERVSDSTHSAPDRGLVPSAGEDDNTTLTATDESPESSAAATTAAQAADADTGNDMEKSSEASSKLEQQDEKKSKQNHHGGSSDIYLDDLTTLDPEVAEVYFPKMEAEGALTQYAEQGSDSQSPQSVDIGAVDSGTEYLSDSTSYVMDVSMSLCGKVGDTSQITKEKFTEHLVTYQDFIKNPGIIEDPSLVICINSNYYNWGVAAPMILSMTAFQKNLPTSTVEQLVKDRMSKKPGRWWFSWRRKEMDNNKQKQLKGEQLASFSSPVLLENTETDEAVGLGLKADNAFSLSPDSMSIRQSFSHMYRKSLRLTSKEIESLKLRDGANKVVFSVTTQYQGTCRCEAAIYLWNWNDRVIISDIDGTITKSDALGHILPQFGKDWTHKGIAKLYHKIHKNGYKFLYCSARAIGMAAITKDYLQWVNDQGTVLPKGPVLLAPSSLLSALHREVIEKKPEVFKIACLSDIRDLFGAHKQPFYAAFGNKTNDVFAYKQVGVSESKIFTVNPKGELIQEISKGNKSSYNHLIGLVEHFFPVVSAETNNAAILVCPEYSSFSYWKEPLPEVDMSTLT encoded by the exons tcaCAAACCATGAACATTGTGGGCCAGCTAGCAGAGACCGTGTTTGTCACAGTGAAGGAGCTGTACCGCGGCCTGAATCCGGCCACCCTGACCGGAGGGATCGATGTCATCGTGGTGCGGCAGCCCGATGGGTCTTACCAAAGTTCGCCGTTTCACATCCGCTTCGGGAAGCTCGGCGTGTTGCGCTCCAAAGAGAAAATT gTCGACATCGAGGTAAACGGAGAGTCTGTCGACCTACATATGAAGCTTGGAGATAATGGCGAGGCTTTCTTTGTGGcggaagaagaaaacatggag GTCCCAGCCTTTTTGTGCACCTCCCCAATTCCTCTGGAGGTCCCTGAGGAGACGGATGTGATCGCAGAGGGGCCCGGAGCCCGCAAGAAGAAGTGGCGGCGGAGGCACGTGCATTACGACAATCAGCAGAGGGACGAAGCCAACTCCTCGTCAGAAGAACGaaacaaagaggaggaggagagcatGAAAGACTCTGACGCTGCTCAGTGGGAGAGTCCGTCATCTAAACCACTGCTGACCAG TAAATCAGTGTACTACTCACTGTCTGAGGAGCCAAGTGAGGAACTGGGGGCCACACTGAACAGAGACACTCTTCCACGTTCAGACGAAGAGCTCTCAGAGAA tgttttctTGAGTCGGCCGGATTCTCCTAAAATCGACTCTGAGGTTCTGGATGAAGCCCAGGATTTGTCTGAGCCCCAAATGCAGTGGAACTGGGGAGGATTTCCCACG CCCTGTGACCCAGAGAATACACCAGGAGAGCTGAAGGCCAGATCTCACTTCTTCCCCATTGCGAGACAGGATTCCTTTGACCTTGGCTACGAGGTCACATCTTCCGTGATCAGCTGCGTGAAACCACAGGCGAACGCGAGCTCAATTTGTTTAGACGGCAGCTCTCAGGAAACCAGCTCTTTATCTACAAAGAAGAACTTTCACGACACACTTTCCTGCCACAGCGACCATTTCATGTCATGTGTTTCTTCCGTTGAAGTAGATTCTGAATGTACGGTGGAAGACAAGGAGGAAAAAGACTCGCCTTTAGAGAATATTGACATTTGTTTCAACAAAAGCCAAGAAGACGCTGAAAAAGTTAGTTCTGTAGCTGAAGgagtttctgaaaatgaaactttgaGCAAAACAGGAGAGCTGACAAAAAAGATGGCAGAATGCACACTCCAAGAATCAAGCCAGGATAGTCAAGGACAAGAAAGTATCTCATCTGAGGAGAGAGTATCCGATTCTACACATTCTGCTCCTGACCGAGGATTAGTGCCCAGCGCTGGAGAAGATGACAATACCACACTCACAGCAACTGATGAATCACCTGAAAGCTCAGCTGCAGCAACTACTGCAGCACAAGCTGCCGACGCAGACACTGGGAATGACATGGAGAAATCCTCCGAAGCATCCTCCAAACTGGAACAACAGGACgagaaaaaaa GTAAACAGAATCACCATGGAGGCTCTTCGGATATTTACCTGGATGACCTGACCACTCTGGACCCAGAGGTGGCGGAGGTTTATTTCCCCAAAAT GGAGGCAGAGGGAGCGTTAACTCAGTATGCTGAACAGGGCTCAGATAGCCAATCGCCTCAGTCAGTGGACATTGGAGCAGTGGACAGTGGAACAGAGTATCTGTCTGATTCTACATCGTACGTCATGGACGTCAGTATGTCCCTCTGTGGGAAAGTAGGAGACACCAGCCAGATTACCAAAG AAAAGTTCACAGAGCATCTTGTGACATATCAGGATTTTATCAAGAACCCAGGAATCATTGAGGATCCAAGTCTAGTCATCTGCATAAATTCTAA CTATTACAACTGGGGAGTGGCTGCTCCAATGATCCTGTCCATGACAGCATTCCAAAAAAACCTACCAacg AGTACAGTAGAGCAGCTGGTGAAGGACAGGATGTCCAAAAAGCCTGGTCGCTGGTGGTTCTCATGGAGACGCAAAGAAATGGACAACAACAAG caaaaacaattaaagggGGAGCAACTGGCAAGTTTTTCCTCCCCAGTCCT actggaaaacactgaaactgatgAAGCTGTAGGGCTTGGACTAAAAGCTGACAATGCTTTCAGTCTTTCTCCCGATTCTATGTCCATACGTCAGTCCTTCAGCCACATGTACCGCAAATCACTACGTCTCACTTCCAAGGAGATA GAGAGTCTAAAACTGCGTGACGGAGCCAATAAAGTGGTATTCAGTGTTACTACACAATATCAGGGCACCTGTCGCTGTGAAGCTGCTATCTACCTGTGGAACTGGAACGATCGGGTCATCATATCAGACATTGATGGAACAATCACCAA GTCTGATGCTCTTGGTCATATCCTACCTCAGTTTGGAAAGGACTGGACACACAAGGGGATTGCCAAACTTTATCACAAGATACACAA AAATGGATACAAGTTTCTGTACTGTTCAGCGAGGGCTATCGGCATGGCTGCTATTACCAAAGACTACCTACAGTGGGTCAACGACCAAGGCACTGTTCTTCCTAAAGGCCCTGTACTGCTGGCTCCCAGCAGCCTCTTATCAGCACTACACAG GGAGGTGATTGAGAAGAAGCCAGAGGTTTTTAAGATCGCCTGTCTTAGTGACATCAGGGACTTGTTCGGAGCACACAAACAACCTTTCTACGCGGCTTTCGGCAACAAGACAAAT GATGTTTTTGCCTATAAGCAGGTGGGAGTGTCGgagagtaaaatatttacagtcaaCCCAAAAGGAGAGCTTATCCAAGAAATATCTAAAGGCAACAAGTCTTC gtatAACCACCTGATTGGACTGGTTGAGCATTTCTTCCCCGTGGTCTCTGCTGAGACCAATAATGCAGCAATTTTAGTCTGTCCTGAATACAGTAGCTTCTCTTACTGGAAGGAGCCTCTGCCGGAAGTGGACATGAGCACACTGACATAG
- the zgc:123305 gene encoding zgc:123305 isoform X1, with the protein MVTARSGPVQRYSSHPTKSQTMNIVGQLAETVFVTVKELYRGLNPATLTGGIDVIVVRQPDGSYQSSPFHIRFGKLGVLRSKEKIVDIEVNGESVDLHMKLGDNGEAFFVAEEENMEVPAFLCTSPIPLEVPEETDVIAEGPGARKKKWRRRHVHYDNQQRDEANSSSEERNKEEEESMKDSDAAQWESPSSKPLLTSKSVYYSLSEEPSEELGATLNRDTLPRSDEELSENVFLSRPDSPKIDSEVLDEAQDLSEPQMQWNWGGFPTVRHTNTDRTAHLRHTCAAVGVQPADMRLSCFSQPCDPENTPGELKARSHFFPIARQDSFDLGYEVTSSVISCVKPQANASSICLDGSSQETSSLSTKKNFHDTLSCHSDHFMSCVSSVEVDSECTVEDKEEKDSPLENIDICFNKSQEDAEKVSSVAEGVSENETLSKTGELTKKMAECTLQESSQDSQGQESISSEERVSDSTHSAPDRGLVPSAGEDDNTTLTATDESPESSAAATTAAQAADADTGNDMEKSSEASSKLEQQDEKKSKQNHHGGSSDIYLDDLTTLDPEVAEVYFPKMEAEGALTQYAEQGSDSQSPQSVDIGAVDSGTEYLSDSTSYVMDVSMSLCGKVGDTSQITKEKFTEHLVTYQDFIKNPGIIEDPSLVICINSNYYNWGVAAPMILSMTAFQKNLPTSTVEQLVKDRMSKKPGRWWFSWRRKEMDNNKQKQLKGEQLASFSSPVLLENTETDEAVGLGLKADNAFSLSPDSMSIRQSFSHMYRKSLRLTSKEIESLKLRDGANKVVFSVTTQYQGTCRCEAAIYLWNWNDRVIISDIDGTITKSDALGHILPQFGKDWTHKGIAKLYHKIHKNGYKFLYCSARAIGMAAITKDYLQWVNDQGTVLPKGPVLLAPSSLLSALHREVIEKKPEVFKIACLSDIRDLFGAHKQPFYAAFGNKTNDVFAYKQVGVSESKIFTVNPKGELIQEISKGNKSSYNHLIGLVEHFFPVVSAETNNAAILVCPEYSSFSYWKEPLPEVDMSTLT; encoded by the exons tcaCAAACCATGAACATTGTGGGCCAGCTAGCAGAGACCGTGTTTGTCACAGTGAAGGAGCTGTACCGCGGCCTGAATCCGGCCACCCTGACCGGAGGGATCGATGTCATCGTGGTGCGGCAGCCCGATGGGTCTTACCAAAGTTCGCCGTTTCACATCCGCTTCGGGAAGCTCGGCGTGTTGCGCTCCAAAGAGAAAATT gTCGACATCGAGGTAAACGGAGAGTCTGTCGACCTACATATGAAGCTTGGAGATAATGGCGAGGCTTTCTTTGTGGcggaagaagaaaacatggag GTCCCAGCCTTTTTGTGCACCTCCCCAATTCCTCTGGAGGTCCCTGAGGAGACGGATGTGATCGCAGAGGGGCCCGGAGCCCGCAAGAAGAAGTGGCGGCGGAGGCACGTGCATTACGACAATCAGCAGAGGGACGAAGCCAACTCCTCGTCAGAAGAACGaaacaaagaggaggaggagagcatGAAAGACTCTGACGCTGCTCAGTGGGAGAGTCCGTCATCTAAACCACTGCTGACCAG TAAATCAGTGTACTACTCACTGTCTGAGGAGCCAAGTGAGGAACTGGGGGCCACACTGAACAGAGACACTCTTCCACGTTCAGACGAAGAGCTCTCAGAGAA tgttttctTGAGTCGGCCGGATTCTCCTAAAATCGACTCTGAGGTTCTGGATGAAGCCCAGGATTTGTCTGAGCCCCAAATGCAGTGGAACTGGGGAGGATTTCCCACGGTGAGACACACCAACACAGACAGAACTGCGCATTTACGCCATACCTGTGCTGCTGTTGGAGTTCAACCTGCTGACATGCGGTTGTCCTGTTTTTCGCAGCCCTGTGACCCAGAGAATACACCAGGAGAGCTGAAGGCCAGATCTCACTTCTTCCCCATTGCGAGACAGGATTCCTTTGACCTTGGCTACGAGGTCACATCTTCCGTGATCAGCTGCGTGAAACCACAGGCGAACGCGAGCTCAATTTGTTTAGACGGCAGCTCTCAGGAAACCAGCTCTTTATCTACAAAGAAGAACTTTCACGACACACTTTCCTGCCACAGCGACCATTTCATGTCATGTGTTTCTTCCGTTGAAGTAGATTCTGAATGTACGGTGGAAGACAAGGAGGAAAAAGACTCGCCTTTAGAGAATATTGACATTTGTTTCAACAAAAGCCAAGAAGACGCTGAAAAAGTTAGTTCTGTAGCTGAAGgagtttctgaaaatgaaactttgaGCAAAACAGGAGAGCTGACAAAAAAGATGGCAGAATGCACACTCCAAGAATCAAGCCAGGATAGTCAAGGACAAGAAAGTATCTCATCTGAGGAGAGAGTATCCGATTCTACACATTCTGCTCCTGACCGAGGATTAGTGCCCAGCGCTGGAGAAGATGACAATACCACACTCACAGCAACTGATGAATCACCTGAAAGCTCAGCTGCAGCAACTACTGCAGCACAAGCTGCCGACGCAGACACTGGGAATGACATGGAGAAATCCTCCGAAGCATCCTCCAAACTGGAACAACAGGACgagaaaaaaa GTAAACAGAATCACCATGGAGGCTCTTCGGATATTTACCTGGATGACCTGACCACTCTGGACCCAGAGGTGGCGGAGGTTTATTTCCCCAAAAT GGAGGCAGAGGGAGCGTTAACTCAGTATGCTGAACAGGGCTCAGATAGCCAATCGCCTCAGTCAGTGGACATTGGAGCAGTGGACAGTGGAACAGAGTATCTGTCTGATTCTACATCGTACGTCATGGACGTCAGTATGTCCCTCTGTGGGAAAGTAGGAGACACCAGCCAGATTACCAAAG AAAAGTTCACAGAGCATCTTGTGACATATCAGGATTTTATCAAGAACCCAGGAATCATTGAGGATCCAAGTCTAGTCATCTGCATAAATTCTAA CTATTACAACTGGGGAGTGGCTGCTCCAATGATCCTGTCCATGACAGCATTCCAAAAAAACCTACCAacg AGTACAGTAGAGCAGCTGGTGAAGGACAGGATGTCCAAAAAGCCTGGTCGCTGGTGGTTCTCATGGAGACGCAAAGAAATGGACAACAACAAG caaaaacaattaaagggGGAGCAACTGGCAAGTTTTTCCTCCCCAGTCCT actggaaaacactgaaactgatgAAGCTGTAGGGCTTGGACTAAAAGCTGACAATGCTTTCAGTCTTTCTCCCGATTCTATGTCCATACGTCAGTCCTTCAGCCACATGTACCGCAAATCACTACGTCTCACTTCCAAGGAGATA GAGAGTCTAAAACTGCGTGACGGAGCCAATAAAGTGGTATTCAGTGTTACTACACAATATCAGGGCACCTGTCGCTGTGAAGCTGCTATCTACCTGTGGAACTGGAACGATCGGGTCATCATATCAGACATTGATGGAACAATCACCAA GTCTGATGCTCTTGGTCATATCCTACCTCAGTTTGGAAAGGACTGGACACACAAGGGGATTGCCAAACTTTATCACAAGATACACAA AAATGGATACAAGTTTCTGTACTGTTCAGCGAGGGCTATCGGCATGGCTGCTATTACCAAAGACTACCTACAGTGGGTCAACGACCAAGGCACTGTTCTTCCTAAAGGCCCTGTACTGCTGGCTCCCAGCAGCCTCTTATCAGCACTACACAG GGAGGTGATTGAGAAGAAGCCAGAGGTTTTTAAGATCGCCTGTCTTAGTGACATCAGGGACTTGTTCGGAGCACACAAACAACCTTTCTACGCGGCTTTCGGCAACAAGACAAAT GATGTTTTTGCCTATAAGCAGGTGGGAGTGTCGgagagtaaaatatttacagtcaaCCCAAAAGGAGAGCTTATCCAAGAAATATCTAAAGGCAACAAGTCTTC gtatAACCACCTGATTGGACTGGTTGAGCATTTCTTCCCCGTGGTCTCTGCTGAGACCAATAATGCAGCAATTTTAGTCTGTCCTGAATACAGTAGCTTCTCTTACTGGAAGGAGCCTCTGCCGGAAGTGGACATGAGCACACTGACATAG
- the zgc:123305 gene encoding zgc:123305 isoform X2: MNIVGQLAETVFVTVKELYRGLNPATLTGGIDVIVVRQPDGSYQSSPFHIRFGKLGVLRSKEKIVDIEVNGESVDLHMKLGDNGEAFFVAEEENMEVPAFLCTSPIPLEVPEETDVIAEGPGARKKKWRRRHVHYDNQQRDEANSSSEERNKEEEESMKDSDAAQWESPSSKPLLTSKSVYYSLSEEPSEELGATLNRDTLPRSDEELSENVFLSRPDSPKIDSEVLDEAQDLSEPQMQWNWGGFPTVRHTNTDRTAHLRHTCAAVGVQPADMRLSCFSQPCDPENTPGELKARSHFFPIARQDSFDLGYEVTSSVISCVKPQANASSICLDGSSQETSSLSTKKNFHDTLSCHSDHFMSCVSSVEVDSECTVEDKEEKDSPLENIDICFNKSQEDAEKVSSVAEGVSENETLSKTGELTKKMAECTLQESSQDSQGQESISSEERVSDSTHSAPDRGLVPSAGEDDNTTLTATDESPESSAAATTAAQAADADTGNDMEKSSEASSKLEQQDEKKSKQNHHGGSSDIYLDDLTTLDPEVAEVYFPKMEAEGALTQYAEQGSDSQSPQSVDIGAVDSGTEYLSDSTSYVMDVSMSLCGKVGDTSQITKEKFTEHLVTYQDFIKNPGIIEDPSLVICINSNYYNWGVAAPMILSMTAFQKNLPTSTVEQLVKDRMSKKPGRWWFSWRRKEMDNNKQKQLKGEQLASFSSPVLLENTETDEAVGLGLKADNAFSLSPDSMSIRQSFSHMYRKSLRLTSKEIESLKLRDGANKVVFSVTTQYQGTCRCEAAIYLWNWNDRVIISDIDGTITKSDALGHILPQFGKDWTHKGIAKLYHKIHKNGYKFLYCSARAIGMAAITKDYLQWVNDQGTVLPKGPVLLAPSSLLSALHREVIEKKPEVFKIACLSDIRDLFGAHKQPFYAAFGNKTNDVFAYKQVGVSESKIFTVNPKGELIQEISKGNKSSYNHLIGLVEHFFPVVSAETNNAAILVCPEYSSFSYWKEPLPEVDMSTLT; this comes from the exons ATGAACATTGTGGGCCAGCTAGCAGAGACCGTGTTTGTCACAGTGAAGGAGCTGTACCGCGGCCTGAATCCGGCCACCCTGACCGGAGGGATCGATGTCATCGTGGTGCGGCAGCCCGATGGGTCTTACCAAAGTTCGCCGTTTCACATCCGCTTCGGGAAGCTCGGCGTGTTGCGCTCCAAAGAGAAAATT gTCGACATCGAGGTAAACGGAGAGTCTGTCGACCTACATATGAAGCTTGGAGATAATGGCGAGGCTTTCTTTGTGGcggaagaagaaaacatggag GTCCCAGCCTTTTTGTGCACCTCCCCAATTCCTCTGGAGGTCCCTGAGGAGACGGATGTGATCGCAGAGGGGCCCGGAGCCCGCAAGAAGAAGTGGCGGCGGAGGCACGTGCATTACGACAATCAGCAGAGGGACGAAGCCAACTCCTCGTCAGAAGAACGaaacaaagaggaggaggagagcatGAAAGACTCTGACGCTGCTCAGTGGGAGAGTCCGTCATCTAAACCACTGCTGACCAG TAAATCAGTGTACTACTCACTGTCTGAGGAGCCAAGTGAGGAACTGGGGGCCACACTGAACAGAGACACTCTTCCACGTTCAGACGAAGAGCTCTCAGAGAA tgttttctTGAGTCGGCCGGATTCTCCTAAAATCGACTCTGAGGTTCTGGATGAAGCCCAGGATTTGTCTGAGCCCCAAATGCAGTGGAACTGGGGAGGATTTCCCACGGTGAGACACACCAACACAGACAGAACTGCGCATTTACGCCATACCTGTGCTGCTGTTGGAGTTCAACCTGCTGACATGCGGTTGTCCTGTTTTTCGCAGCCCTGTGACCCAGAGAATACACCAGGAGAGCTGAAGGCCAGATCTCACTTCTTCCCCATTGCGAGACAGGATTCCTTTGACCTTGGCTACGAGGTCACATCTTCCGTGATCAGCTGCGTGAAACCACAGGCGAACGCGAGCTCAATTTGTTTAGACGGCAGCTCTCAGGAAACCAGCTCTTTATCTACAAAGAAGAACTTTCACGACACACTTTCCTGCCACAGCGACCATTTCATGTCATGTGTTTCTTCCGTTGAAGTAGATTCTGAATGTACGGTGGAAGACAAGGAGGAAAAAGACTCGCCTTTAGAGAATATTGACATTTGTTTCAACAAAAGCCAAGAAGACGCTGAAAAAGTTAGTTCTGTAGCTGAAGgagtttctgaaaatgaaactttgaGCAAAACAGGAGAGCTGACAAAAAAGATGGCAGAATGCACACTCCAAGAATCAAGCCAGGATAGTCAAGGACAAGAAAGTATCTCATCTGAGGAGAGAGTATCCGATTCTACACATTCTGCTCCTGACCGAGGATTAGTGCCCAGCGCTGGAGAAGATGACAATACCACACTCACAGCAACTGATGAATCACCTGAAAGCTCAGCTGCAGCAACTACTGCAGCACAAGCTGCCGACGCAGACACTGGGAATGACATGGAGAAATCCTCCGAAGCATCCTCCAAACTGGAACAACAGGACgagaaaaaaa GTAAACAGAATCACCATGGAGGCTCTTCGGATATTTACCTGGATGACCTGACCACTCTGGACCCAGAGGTGGCGGAGGTTTATTTCCCCAAAAT GGAGGCAGAGGGAGCGTTAACTCAGTATGCTGAACAGGGCTCAGATAGCCAATCGCCTCAGTCAGTGGACATTGGAGCAGTGGACAGTGGAACAGAGTATCTGTCTGATTCTACATCGTACGTCATGGACGTCAGTATGTCCCTCTGTGGGAAAGTAGGAGACACCAGCCAGATTACCAAAG AAAAGTTCACAGAGCATCTTGTGACATATCAGGATTTTATCAAGAACCCAGGAATCATTGAGGATCCAAGTCTAGTCATCTGCATAAATTCTAA CTATTACAACTGGGGAGTGGCTGCTCCAATGATCCTGTCCATGACAGCATTCCAAAAAAACCTACCAacg AGTACAGTAGAGCAGCTGGTGAAGGACAGGATGTCCAAAAAGCCTGGTCGCTGGTGGTTCTCATGGAGACGCAAAGAAATGGACAACAACAAG caaaaacaattaaagggGGAGCAACTGGCAAGTTTTTCCTCCCCAGTCCT actggaaaacactgaaactgatgAAGCTGTAGGGCTTGGACTAAAAGCTGACAATGCTTTCAGTCTTTCTCCCGATTCTATGTCCATACGTCAGTCCTTCAGCCACATGTACCGCAAATCACTACGTCTCACTTCCAAGGAGATA GAGAGTCTAAAACTGCGTGACGGAGCCAATAAAGTGGTATTCAGTGTTACTACACAATATCAGGGCACCTGTCGCTGTGAAGCTGCTATCTACCTGTGGAACTGGAACGATCGGGTCATCATATCAGACATTGATGGAACAATCACCAA GTCTGATGCTCTTGGTCATATCCTACCTCAGTTTGGAAAGGACTGGACACACAAGGGGATTGCCAAACTTTATCACAAGATACACAA AAATGGATACAAGTTTCTGTACTGTTCAGCGAGGGCTATCGGCATGGCTGCTATTACCAAAGACTACCTACAGTGGGTCAACGACCAAGGCACTGTTCTTCCTAAAGGCCCTGTACTGCTGGCTCCCAGCAGCCTCTTATCAGCACTACACAG GGAGGTGATTGAGAAGAAGCCAGAGGTTTTTAAGATCGCCTGTCTTAGTGACATCAGGGACTTGTTCGGAGCACACAAACAACCTTTCTACGCGGCTTTCGGCAACAAGACAAAT GATGTTTTTGCCTATAAGCAGGTGGGAGTGTCGgagagtaaaatatttacagtcaaCCCAAAAGGAGAGCTTATCCAAGAAATATCTAAAGGCAACAAGTCTTC gtatAACCACCTGATTGGACTGGTTGAGCATTTCTTCCCCGTGGTCTCTGCTGAGACCAATAATGCAGCAATTTTAGTCTGTCCTGAATACAGTAGCTTCTCTTACTGGAAGGAGCCTCTGCCGGAAGTGGACATGAGCACACTGACATAG